In the genome of Treponema sp. J25, one region contains:
- a CDS encoding DUF1015 domain-containing protein translates to MTDLETQCATLGIHIPTIALPRADIDLSRWAVIACDQFTQDPSYWERVAQYVGESPSMLSLIYPEVYLEGTVQETRIKAIRRAMEETLAQRLLTEFRGMMYIERETPYHPRRRGLILALDLERYDWHPQARPLIRATEGTVAERLPPRIAIRRGAPLEAPHIIILIDDEKRRLVEGLEGMIPRQNPTYHTELMLGAGAVTGWKLDQEEHWQFVITTLGELYTEARTKYGPLSAQEEPFLFAVGDGNHSLATAKAVWEEYKAQHQGEPGLMQHPARYALVEIENLYDEGIQFEPIHRLVFGGSRESLFQYLRELPGATLQSLPPGSSLEEWIGQGVPGKTRYGIVYGREQFILSIDFEGIATVPLQEALDRLCKETGATLDYIHGSDEVLRIVQNSSRQEGPSSGSQQKSLSQPIGIILPPLGKENLFATVARSGPLPRKSFSMGEGIEKRFYLECRRLF, encoded by the coding sequence ATGACGGATCTGGAAACCCAATGCGCTACCCTGGGGATTCACATTCCCACCATTGCCCTTCCCCGGGCGGATATAGACCTTTCTCGCTGGGCCGTTATTGCCTGCGATCAATTTACCCAGGACCCCTCCTATTGGGAAAGGGTTGCCCAGTACGTGGGGGAAAGTCCCAGCATGCTTTCCCTTATCTACCCGGAGGTGTACCTGGAAGGGACCGTTCAGGAGACCCGCATCAAGGCTATTCGCAGGGCCATGGAGGAAACCCTGGCACAACGACTTCTTACCGAATTTCGGGGTATGATGTACATCGAACGGGAAACCCCCTACCACCCCAGACGCCGGGGGCTCATCCTTGCCCTTGACCTAGAACGCTACGATTGGCATCCCCAGGCGCGCCCCCTTATTCGGGCCACCGAGGGAACCGTGGCAGAGCGGCTCCCTCCCCGCATTGCCATCCGACGGGGGGCCCCCCTCGAAGCTCCCCATATCATCATTTTGATTGATGATGAAAAACGCCGACTTGTGGAAGGCCTGGAAGGTATGATACCGCGACAGAATCCCACCTATCACACAGAACTCATGCTGGGGGCGGGGGCCGTCACGGGCTGGAAACTGGACCAGGAAGAGCACTGGCAATTTGTCATTACCACCTTAGGGGAACTCTACACCGAGGCCAGGACTAAATATGGCCCCTTGAGCGCCCAGGAAGAGCCCTTCTTATTTGCGGTAGGGGATGGGAATCACTCCCTTGCCACCGCCAAGGCGGTGTGGGAAGAATACAAGGCCCAGCATCAGGGAGAACCGGGGTTGATGCAGCACCCTGCCCGCTACGCCCTGGTAGAAATTGAAAACCTCTACGATGAAGGAATCCAGTTTGAACCCATCCATCGTCTGGTTTTTGGAGGTTCCCGGGAAAGCCTGTTCCAGTACCTGCGGGAACTGCCGGGAGCAACCCTGCAGAGCCTTCCTCCCGGTTCCAGCCTCGAAGAGTGGATAGGGCAAGGCGTGCCAGGGAAAACCCGGTATGGGATAGTGTACGGGAGGGAACAGTTCATCCTTTCCATCGATTTTGAAGGGATTGCCACGGTTCCCCTCCAGGAGGCCCTGGACCGCCTCTGTAAAGAGACGGGGGCCACCCTCGACTACATCCACGGCAGTGATGAGGTGCTGCGGATTGTACAGAATTCCTCTCGACAGGAAGGCCCGTCCTCTGGAAGCCAGCAGAAATCCCTTTCCCAGCCCATCGGTATTATTTTACCGCCCCTGGGGAAGGAGAATCTGTTTGCCACCGTCGCCCGTTCCGGGCCCCTTCCCCGCAAAAGTTTTTCCATGGGAGAGGGGATAGAAAAGCGTTTCTATCTTGAATGCCGCAGACTTTTCTGA
- the rpoN gene encoding RNA polymerase factor sigma-54: MQVQRPGIIQEQRLKMNPQLFQSIKLMALPVVELRERIAEELERNPALEVIEDKSTLSLEAASDSPKEEDEYFEATSDAGFTRRGTDEDSDEQRKFIEGALSRPESLQEHLLWQLRLQPIDEEVRSIGELIIQNLNSDGFHIEPIETLCKDRDPQKVEAALAVIRRLDPPGCATRDYRESLRVQAELLPDAPEGMLDVLDHLDLVEKGKVAELARKVKRSEAEVKEIIERIKELSPFPGRQYDVQEVRYVVPDVQVLRQEGDFVIILNDEEIPVLGINPFFMKLSREKQGEKPLRDFVRENIKEARWFIHSINQRNHTLLKVMRAIVELQRSFFANGPKYLSPLTLRDVAREVGVHETTVSRIANGKYVQTEWGIFEIRHFFTNSISGAGSSGSRFSKEGVKEIIKEIIQNEEGHLSDQAIADILARRGIPLARRTVAKYRKELDLGPSYSR; the protein is encoded by the coding sequence GTGCAGGTTCAGCGACCGGGAATAATTCAAGAACAACGATTAAAAATGAATCCCCAGCTCTTTCAGTCGATCAAGCTGATGGCCCTGCCGGTGGTGGAACTGCGGGAACGGATAGCAGAAGAGCTGGAACGGAATCCGGCCTTAGAGGTTATCGAAGATAAAAGTACCCTTTCGTTAGAAGCCGCTTCGGATTCTCCAAAAGAAGAGGACGAATATTTTGAGGCCACCTCTGATGCGGGTTTTACCCGTCGGGGGACCGACGAAGATTCGGATGAACAGCGAAAATTTATCGAAGGAGCCCTTTCCCGGCCCGAATCTCTGCAGGAACACCTGTTGTGGCAACTTCGCCTGCAACCCATCGATGAGGAAGTGCGGAGCATTGGGGAACTCATTATACAGAATCTTAATTCCGACGGGTTCCACATCGAACCGATAGAAACCCTCTGTAAGGACCGGGATCCCCAGAAAGTAGAGGCCGCCCTCGCTGTCATTCGTCGCCTTGACCCTCCTGGGTGTGCCACCCGGGACTACCGGGAATCCCTGCGGGTCCAGGCGGAACTATTACCGGATGCCCCCGAGGGGATGCTGGACGTACTGGATCACCTGGATCTCGTAGAAAAAGGGAAGGTGGCTGAACTGGCCCGTAAGGTAAAACGGAGCGAAGCGGAAGTTAAAGAGATCATCGAACGTATCAAAGAACTTTCTCCCTTTCCGGGGCGGCAGTACGATGTGCAGGAGGTCCGGTATGTGGTCCCCGATGTGCAGGTGTTACGCCAGGAGGGGGACTTTGTTATTATATTGAACGATGAGGAAATCCCCGTATTGGGGATTAACCCCTTCTTTATGAAGCTTTCCCGGGAGAAGCAAGGAGAAAAGCCCCTGCGAGACTTTGTGCGGGAAAACATTAAAGAGGCCCGCTGGTTCATTCATTCGATAAATCAGCGGAACCACACCCTTTTAAAGGTGATGCGGGCCATTGTGGAGTTACAGCGCTCATTCTTCGCTAACGGGCCCAAGTACCTTTCTCCCCTTACCTTACGGGATGTGGCCCGGGAAGTGGGGGTCCATGAGACCACCGTTTCCCGGATTGCCAACGGGAAATATGTGCAAACCGAATGGGGAATCTTTGAGATTCGCCATTTCTTTACCAATTCGATAAGCGGGGCGGGGTCTTCCGGTTCCCGTTTTTCCAAGGAGGGGGTAAAGGAAATTATCAAGGAAATCATTCAGAACGAAGAGGGACACCTTTCGGATCAGGCTATTGCAGATATCCTGGCCCGTCGTGGGATTCCGCTCGCCCGCCGGACGGTGGCCAAGTACCGGAAGGAACTGGATTTAGGGCCGTCCTATTCCCGGTAA
- the raiA gene encoding ribosome-associated translation inhibitor RaiA, which yields MNIEVKAVHFSLWDGTREYLEKKIARIPNAENMIVDLLFTLTKEKDFSAEATVNFRWGHSIHVKEHDFELNAAIDKMMDKLEARIIKEKEKIQEKHA from the coding sequence ATGAACATCGAGGTTAAGGCGGTTCATTTTTCCCTTTGGGATGGTACGCGGGAGTATCTGGAAAAGAAAATTGCCCGGATCCCCAATGCGGAAAACATGATCGTGGATTTGCTGTTTACCCTGACTAAAGAAAAGGATTTTTCGGCCGAGGCAACGGTGAATTTCCGGTGGGGCCATTCCATTCATGTAAAAGAACATGATTTTGAGCTGAATGCGGCCATTGATAAAATGATGGATAAACTGGAAGCGCGGATCATTAAAGAAAAAGAAAAGATTCAGGAGAAACACGCCTAG
- a CDS encoding AMP-binding protein, giving the protein MIHLTDFTLPAVLETAAAAFPRRRAFQLFSEGNLVNPITYQEFRELSHRLARLLGTLGCAPGDRVLLLSENRPEWPISYFGISVAGAIIVPVLTDFINEQIATIAEHAQVRALCVTERMTPKLAGSPYCEAFPWIYIDTMTTEGVQIQQGKDRRWYAWSELPVPTDTVPPPTADEVATIIYTSGTTGNSKGVMLTHGNLIFEATACRSIIKIYSRDRFLSILPLAHTYECTIGMLIAVLNGACTTYLGRPPTPSVLLPAMQKIRPTIMLTVPLIIEKTYRSRIQPTLETHPLYKNRFTRPLAIRIAGLRLLKTFGGAIRFFGIGGAPLAADVEEFLYRARFPYAIGYGLTETAPLLAGAHPRRQVLRSTGPALKGVELRIVDHTGRVVAGVGAGSSGGAPSQGSKTLAGVPGDSSPETPVGAPRDSSRGTQAPAGSPKRRKRGKGESSPEGEIQARGPNVMKGYYRDPERTREAFTGDGWFKTGDLGCMDARGNLYIRGRLKALILGPAGENIYPEEIESLINASGYVDDALVYADEKGNLIALVYLNEKARTMLAAAGDIIQETGHSAMQGAEYLLQEIKNFTNKQLAAFSRIHRVEIQEEPFEKTATQKIKRFLYPKKK; this is encoded by the coding sequence ATGATACATCTTACGGATTTTACCCTACCGGCGGTACTTGAAACAGCCGCAGCGGCGTTTCCCCGTCGCCGGGCGTTTCAACTTTTTTCAGAAGGGAACCTCGTGAACCCTATTACCTACCAGGAATTCCGGGAATTGAGCCACAGGCTTGCCCGTCTTTTAGGAACCCTGGGCTGTGCGCCAGGGGATCGGGTACTCCTTCTTTCGGAAAACCGGCCCGAGTGGCCTATCAGCTACTTCGGTATTTCCGTCGCCGGAGCCATCATCGTCCCGGTCCTTACCGACTTTATTAACGAGCAGATCGCCACCATTGCGGAACATGCCCAGGTACGGGCCCTCTGTGTTACCGAACGGATGACACCTAAACTGGCCGGCTCCCCCTATTGCGAGGCCTTTCCCTGGATATATATCGACACCATGACCACGGAGGGAGTACAGATTCAACAGGGGAAAGACCGCCGATGGTATGCCTGGTCAGAATTACCGGTCCCCACAGATACCGTACCCCCCCCTACCGCCGATGAGGTAGCGACGATCATTTACACCTCCGGAACAACGGGGAATAGCAAGGGAGTAATGCTCACCCACGGCAATCTCATTTTTGAAGCCACCGCCTGTCGTTCCATCATCAAAATCTATTCCCGGGATCGCTTTCTTTCGATTCTTCCCCTGGCCCACACCTATGAGTGTACCATCGGGATGCTCATCGCCGTTCTGAATGGGGCCTGCACTACCTACCTTGGGCGGCCCCCTACTCCGTCGGTATTGCTGCCGGCCATGCAAAAGATTCGTCCCACCATCATGCTCACCGTGCCCCTCATCATCGAAAAAACCTACCGATCCCGCATCCAGCCCACCCTGGAAACCCATCCTCTGTACAAGAACAGATTCACCCGCCCCCTGGCAATTCGGATAGCGGGGCTCCGCCTCCTTAAAACCTTTGGAGGAGCTATCCGGTTCTTTGGGATTGGCGGCGCTCCCCTGGCAGCGGATGTGGAAGAATTCCTGTACCGCGCCCGTTTCCCCTACGCAATAGGCTACGGCCTTACTGAAACGGCCCCCCTCCTGGCGGGGGCCCATCCTCGTCGGCAGGTCCTGCGTTCGACGGGTCCCGCCCTCAAGGGGGTAGAACTGCGGATCGTAGACCACACCGGAAGGGTGGTGGCGGGGGTCGGTGCGGGATCCTCCGGTGGAGCCCCTTCGCAAGGGAGCAAGACCCTTGCCGGAGTCCCCGGGGATTCCTCACCGGAAACCCCTGTTGGGGCCCCCAGAGATTCATCACGGGGAACCCAGGCCCCTGCCGGTTCGCCCAAAAGAAGAAAAAGAGGGAAGGGCGAATCATCTCCCGAAGGGGAAATTCAGGCCCGGGGGCCCAATGTCATGAAGGGCTACTATCGGGATCCAGAACGGACCCGAGAGGCCTTCACCGGCGACGGCTGGTTTAAGACGGGAGACCTGGGCTGTATGGACGCCCGGGGGAACCTGTACATCCGGGGGCGCCTCAAGGCCCTTATTCTGGGGCCGGCGGGAGAAAACATCTATCCCGAAGAAATAGAGAGCCTTATCAATGCGTCGGGGTATGTGGATGATGCCCTGGTGTATGCCGACGAAAAGGGGAACCTGATCGCCCTGGTCTATCTTAACGAAAAGGCCCGGACCATGCTTGCCGCCGCGGGGGATATCATCCAGGAGACAGGCCATTCGGCTATGCAGGGGGCCGAATACCTCCTCCAGGAAATCAAGAATTTTACCAATAAACAGCTTGCGGCCTTTTCCAGGATTCACCGGGTTGAAATTCAGGAAGAACCCTTTGAAAAGACCGCAACCCAAAAGATTAAGCGGTTTCTGTACCCTAAGAAGAAATAG